The following are from one region of the Bacillota bacterium genome:
- the scfA gene encoding six-cysteine ranthipeptide SCIFF has protein sequence MSEPKKSGAQKHVRTVVNPFKRVTPDERCVNCQTSCQSACKTSCTVGNQVCPR, from the coding sequence GTGTCCGAGCCCAAGAAGAGCGGGGCCCAAAAGCACGTCCGGACGGTCGTCAACCCCTTCAAGCGGGTGACCCCCGACGAGCGGTGTGTCAATTGCCAGACGTCGTGCCAGTCGGCCTGCAAGACCTCGTGCACCGTCGGCAACCAAGTCTGCCCCCGCTGA
- a CDS encoding aldehyde ferredoxin oxidoreductase family protein: MTAGYMGRLLQADLTSGRLEDRPLDPEWLRQYIGAGGLGARYFADFVRPAGPSRPAAPDPLGPDNPLILMTGPMAGTPLPSASRFNVVARSPLSGIWGESSVGGFFGPHLKFAGYDGIVVTGVSDRPVYLAIDDGRPELRDAADLWGQDTYQVHRRFSPEGWRVLSIGPAGERLVRFASIVHDSGHVAGRGGLGAVMGSKKLKAIIVRGRRPVKLADRAAADALRRQILERGRESITFQTYREVGTISAIEISLMMGDVPAKHWTEGLWEEGLQALGGNNYVATILSGRKTCFGCPVSCKRVVRVDGEPYPVEQGPGPEYETVASFGTMLKIDDLRAVAKLNEICNRQGLDTISCGGTLAFAFEAFERGLIGRGDTGGLDLRWGDPDAAIQLTTQIARREGFGERLAEGSERFASTLGREAQGFLMTVKGVEPPYHDPRAMHGLALQYATSDRGASHLSGLTYYAELGAVYLPDLGVEPPESAQTSEGKAALHVRAQDAGQVLGGALAFCYVGGSIISGEELVAGLKAVTGFDLTIEELLTVGRRIWTLKRLINCAFGMARADDRVPRRFLEPLPDGPAAGSVPDVERMLDEYYRLMGMDETGRPARSEIERLGLDEVAGRLCPGL, from the coding sequence ATGACCGCGGGCTACATGGGCCGTCTGCTCCAGGCCGACCTGACCAGCGGGCGACTGGAGGACCGGCCCCTCGACCCTGAATGGCTGCGTCAGTACATCGGCGCCGGCGGCCTGGGGGCGCGCTACTTCGCCGATTTCGTCCGTCCGGCCGGGCCGAGCCGCCCCGCCGCTCCAGACCCCTTGGGGCCGGACAACCCGCTGATCCTGATGACCGGCCCGATGGCCGGCACGCCGTTGCCCTCCGCCTCTCGCTTCAACGTGGTCGCCCGTTCCCCGCTCAGCGGGATCTGGGGCGAGTCGAGCGTCGGCGGTTTCTTCGGGCCGCACCTCAAGTTCGCCGGCTATGACGGGATAGTCGTCACCGGGGTCTCCGACCGGCCGGTCTACCTGGCCATCGATGACGGCCGGCCGGAACTGCGGGACGCGGCTGACCTCTGGGGGCAGGACACCTATCAGGTCCACCGTCGCTTTAGCCCCGAAGGCTGGCGGGTCCTGTCCATCGGCCCGGCCGGCGAGCGGCTGGTCAGGTTCGCCTCCATTGTCCACGACTCCGGGCACGTGGCCGGCCGGGGCGGTCTCGGCGCGGTGATGGGAAGCAAGAAGCTGAAAGCCATCATCGTCCGGGGGCGCCGCCCGGTTAAGCTGGCCGACCGCGCCGCGGCCGACGCCCTGCGCCGGCAGATCCTCGAGCGCGGTAGGGAGAGCATCACCTTCCAGACCTACCGTGAGGTCGGGACGATCTCCGCCATCGAGATCAGCCTGATGATGGGCGACGTCCCCGCCAAGCACTGGACCGAGGGGCTCTGGGAGGAAGGACTGCAGGCCCTCGGCGGCAACAACTATGTCGCGACCATCTTGTCCGGCCGCAAGACCTGTTTTGGCTGTCCCGTCAGTTGCAAGCGCGTGGTCCGGGTGGACGGCGAGCCCTACCCGGTGGAGCAGGGTCCCGGACCGGAGTACGAAACCGTCGCTTCCTTTGGGACGATGCTCAAAATAGACGACCTGCGGGCGGTGGCCAAACTCAACGAGATCTGCAATCGACAAGGGCTTGACACCATCAGCTGCGGCGGGACTCTGGCCTTCGCCTTCGAGGCCTTCGAGCGGGGGCTCATCGGCCGTGGCGATACCGGAGGCCTCGACCTTCGCTGGGGCGACCCCGACGCCGCCATTCAGTTGACCACTCAGATCGCCAGGCGGGAGGGCTTCGGCGAACGCCTGGCCGAAGGCTCGGAACGCTTCGCCTCCACCCTGGGCCGCGAGGCTCAGGGCTTCCTGATGACGGTCAAGGGGGTCGAGCCGCCCTACCATGACCCGCGAGCCATGCACGGCCTGGCCCTCCAGTACGCCACGTCAGACCGCGGGGCGTCGCACCTGTCCGGGCTGACCTACTACGCCGAACTCGGAGCCGTCTATCTCCCCGACCTCGGGGTCGAGCCGCCGGAGTCCGCCCAGACCAGCGAGGGGAAGGCGGCCCTGCACGTCCGGGCGCAGGACGCCGGCCAAGTCCTCGGCGGGGCACTGGCCTTCTGTTACGTCGGTGGGTCGATCATCAGCGGCGAGGAACTGGTGGCCGGGCTCAAGGCGGTGACCGGCTTCGATTTGACCATCGAGGAACTGCTCACCGTCGGCCGTCGCATCTGGACCCTGAAACGCCTCATCAACTGCGCCTTCGGGATGGCCAGAGCCGATGATCGGGTGCCCCGGCGCTTCCTTGAACCCCTGCCCGACGGTCCGGCCGCCGGCTCCGTCCCCGACGTCGAGCGGATGCTCGACGAGTACTATCGGCTCATGGGGATGGACGAGACCGGCCGACCGGCTCGGTCCGAGATCGAGCGCCTCGGCCTGGACGAGGTGGCCGGCCGCCTCTGTCCCGGGCTCTGA
- a CDS encoding SCP2 sterol-binding domain-containing protein: MAVFKDAAEVYQCIGGLFERAKSDPLSQKVADSKISVRFNYSEPDSSITVDAKNPPPGAPYAVYQGDSPSKPDVVMTMKADVAHQFWLGRVNLVAALAKGQMKAVGPIQSIIKLIPVIKPAFELYPQYLKEIGRSDLVSEGGR; this comes from the coding sequence ATGGCGGTGTTCAAGGACGCGGCCGAGGTCTACCAGTGCATCGGTGGCCTTTTCGAGCGGGCCAAGTCCGATCCCCTGTCCCAGAAGGTGGCCGACTCCAAGATCTCCGTGCGGTTCAACTACAGCGAGCCCGACTCGAGCATCACCGTGGATGCCAAGAACCCCCCGCCGGGCGCCCCTTACGCCGTCTACCAAGGGGACTCCCCGTCCAAGCCGGACGTGGTCATGACGATGAAGGCCGATGTCGCCCACCAGTTCTGGCTCGGCAGGGTCAACCTCGTGGCGGCTCTGGCCAAGGGCCAGATGAAGGCCGTCGGGCCGATTCAGAGCATCATCAAGCTCATCCCGGTGATCAAGCCGGCCTTCGAGCTGTACCCCCAGTACCTCAAGGAAATCGGCCGTTCCGACCTGGTCAGTGAAGGCGGGCGGTGA
- a CDS encoding iron-containing alcohol dehydrogenase, with protein sequence MLPEFLDFSMRTRVMGAPGLVRELGDQVSRIGGTRAFVVADRTLEKLGLVGRAVNGLTAGGVAVAGQFLDVPPNSDVGVVEQAAAAAGRAGGDVLVAIGGGSVIDTAKGMNMILSKGGSLMDYQGLGLVNDPLGKLVAVPTTAGTGSEVTNMAVIKDPEARVKYSFTSPYLGPDLAILDPEVTVGLPPQLTASTGMDALTHAVEAYLSLSANPVSDALALYATKVVRDWLPKATHEGSNVEARYWMLIGSNTAGAAFSNALVGCVHAMAHALGGLFSIPHGLANAVLLAPGLEFNLDFAAARIAELAPAFRLAPAAAEEATAKAVVEAVKALAKECGLPDRLRDLGVPPDGLEAAAEAAAADGAIFTNPRPATAEELLEVLKRVF encoded by the coding sequence GTGTTGCCCGAGTTTCTGGACTTCTCCATGCGAACCCGGGTGATGGGCGCGCCCGGCCTCGTACGTGAACTGGGCGACCAGGTCTCGCGAATCGGTGGGACAAGGGCTTTCGTGGTCGCCGACCGGACCCTTGAAAAGCTCGGCCTGGTGGGCCGGGCCGTGAACGGGCTGACGGCCGGCGGCGTGGCCGTGGCCGGTCAATTCCTCGACGTCCCACCGAACTCGGATGTCGGGGTGGTCGAGCAGGCAGCCGCCGCCGCGGGACGGGCGGGCGGGGACGTCCTCGTGGCCATCGGCGGGGGGAGCGTCATCGACACCGCCAAAGGGATGAACATGATCCTCTCCAAGGGTGGCTCACTCATGGATTACCAGGGCCTCGGCCTGGTCAACGACCCCCTTGGCAAGCTGGTGGCCGTGCCGACCACCGCCGGGACCGGGAGCGAAGTCACCAACATGGCCGTCATCAAGGACCCCGAGGCCAGGGTCAAGTACAGTTTCACCAGCCCCTACCTGGGCCCTGATCTGGCCATTCTCGACCCGGAAGTGACCGTCGGATTACCGCCGCAGTTGACCGCCTCCACCGGGATGGACGCCCTGACCCACGCCGTCGAAGCCTATCTATCCCTGTCGGCCAACCCGGTCAGCGACGCGCTGGCCTTGTACGCCACCAAAGTGGTCCGCGACTGGTTGCCCAAGGCCACCCATGAGGGCTCCAACGTGGAAGCTCGCTACTGGATGCTGATCGGCAGCAATACGGCTGGGGCGGCCTTCTCCAACGCCCTGGTCGGCTGCGTTCATGCGATGGCCCACGCCCTCGGCGGCCTCTTCAGCATCCCACACGGCCTGGCCAACGCCGTCCTCCTAGCCCCCGGGTTGGAGTTCAACCTCGACTTCGCCGCGGCCAGGATCGCCGAACTGGCCCCGGCCTTCCGACTGGCCCCGGCTGCGGCTGAGGAGGCGACCGCCAAGGCGGTCGTCGAAGCGGTCAAGGCTTTGGCCAAAGAATGCGGTCTCCCCGACCGCCTGCGCGACCTCGGGGTCCCGCCCGACGGCCTGGAAGCGGCGGCCGAAGCGGCGGCCGCGGATGGAGCCATCTTCACCAACCCCCGCCCGGCGACGGCTGAAGAGCTCCTGGAGGTCCTGAAGCGAGTCTTCTGA